Proteins encoded by one window of Kribbella flavida DSM 17836:
- a CDS encoding DUF2382 domain-containing protein, whose translation MITAEQVRDVTGSEVYGSDGNKIGKVGQVFLDDQTGRPDFATVQTGLFGMSESFVPLAEASFTGDGLTVPFTKDKVKDAPNVSPDAGHLSVDDERSLFEYYGLSYGGDSGFTGDRDDDRYRDDDRYRDTDDGVRAEGHDTSGPTTDDAMTRSEERLDVGTQRQEAGRVRLRKYVETEHVQTTVPVQKERAVVEREPITDANVGDATSGPEISEEEHEIVLHEEKPVVDTHVEPVERVRLGKEQRSDEETVSGEVRKERIETDGDLDDRR comes from the coding sequence ATGATCACGGCTGAACAAGTACGAGACGTCACCGGATCCGAGGTCTACGGCAGCGACGGAAACAAGATCGGCAAGGTGGGCCAGGTCTTCCTGGACGACCAGACCGGTCGGCCCGACTTCGCGACCGTGCAGACCGGGCTGTTCGGAATGAGCGAGAGCTTCGTCCCGCTGGCCGAGGCGTCCTTCACCGGCGACGGTCTGACCGTGCCGTTCACGAAGGACAAGGTCAAGGACGCGCCGAACGTCAGCCCGGACGCCGGGCACCTGTCGGTCGACGACGAGCGATCGCTCTTCGAGTACTACGGACTGTCCTACGGCGGCGACTCCGGCTTCACCGGCGACCGCGACGACGACCGGTACCGCGACGACGACCGGTACCGCGACACCGACGACGGCGTGCGCGCGGAGGGGCACGACACCTCGGGCCCGACCACCGACGACGCGATGACCAGGTCCGAGGAGCGCCTCGACGTCGGTACCCAGCGGCAGGAGGCCGGCCGGGTGCGGCTGCGCAAGTACGTGGAGACCGAGCACGTGCAGACCACGGTGCCGGTGCAGAAGGAGCGCGCGGTCGTCGAGCGCGAGCCGATCACCGACGCCAACGTCGGCGACGCCACGTCCGGCCCGGAGATCTCCGAGGAGGAGCACGAGATCGTGCTGCACGAGGAGAAGCCGGTGGTCGACACCCACGTCGAGCCGGTCGAGCGGGTCCGGCTGGGCAAGGAGCAGCGCTCCGACGAGGAGACGGTGTCGGGCGAGGTGCGCAAGGAGCGCATCGAGACCGACGGCGACCTCGACGACCGGCGCTAG
- the pta gene encoding phosphate acetyltransferase has protein sequence MGSSVYVASVEGSTGKSTVALGVLQQLSRRVGRVAVFRPIVRPDTARHGGRDYVLDLLISHDAVDLAYEDCVGVTYDEVHDDPEAALDVIVRRYHDVAERADAVLVVGSDYTDVGTPTEFSYNAKIAANLGTPVLLVLNGFRRSLEDLRAIADLAVAELTANHGALAAVVANRVNPHDLGRTVGALAGVGVPAYALPEEPVLSQPTPADLLEPIAGRMLSGDPELLSREVTGLVVAGMTMPNVLDRLFDGAAVITAADRPEVVLGVLMAHASRTFPQISAIVLNGGFTLPAQVQRLIEGLGVTLPILETDLDTQAASAALTAVRGRLTKDSPRKLDTALALFEQHVDSQALLDQLAVARSSAVTPLMFEHQLIDAAVADRKHIVLPEGEEERILRAADVLLRRGVAELTLLGDPVAISAKAAGLGLDLSAAKVVDPENDPLAEQFALELHRLRQHRGVDLDRARELVKDVSYFGTMMVQLGLADGMVSGSVHTTAHTIRPALEIVKTVPGVSVVSSVFFMCLQHQVLVYGDCAVNPDPTAEQLADIGISSAATAVAFGIEPRVAMLSYSTGTSGTGTDVEKVSAATAIIRDRAPDLLVEGPIQYDAAIDAAVARTKLPGSPVAGRATVFVFPDLNTGNNTYKAVQRSANAVAVGPVLQGLRKPVNDLSRGATVRDIVNTVAITALQAQQAKPAVESSGPATVPVEGGSR, from the coding sequence ATGGGGAGCAGCGTGTACGTCGCGTCCGTGGAGGGTTCCACCGGGAAGTCGACGGTGGCCCTCGGGGTGTTGCAGCAGTTGTCGCGACGGGTGGGGCGGGTGGCAGTTTTCCGCCCCATCGTCCGGCCGGACACCGCCAGGCACGGCGGGCGCGACTACGTGCTGGACCTGCTGATCTCGCACGACGCGGTGGACCTGGCGTACGAGGACTGTGTCGGCGTCACCTACGACGAGGTGCACGACGACCCGGAGGCGGCGCTGGACGTGATCGTCCGGCGCTACCACGACGTGGCCGAGCGGGCCGACGCGGTGCTGGTGGTCGGCAGCGACTACACCGACGTCGGTACGCCGACCGAGTTCTCCTACAACGCGAAGATCGCGGCGAACCTCGGGACGCCGGTGCTGCTCGTGCTCAACGGGTTCCGCCGGAGTCTGGAGGACCTGCGGGCGATCGCGGACCTGGCCGTCGCCGAGCTGACGGCCAACCACGGGGCACTGGCCGCGGTCGTCGCCAACCGGGTCAACCCGCACGACCTCGGCCGGACCGTCGGCGCGCTGGCCGGCGTCGGCGTACCGGCGTACGCGCTGCCGGAGGAGCCGGTCCTGAGTCAGCCGACGCCGGCGGATCTGCTCGAGCCGATCGCCGGCCGGATGCTGAGCGGTGATCCCGAGCTGCTGTCGCGGGAGGTCACCGGGCTGGTGGTGGCCGGGATGACGATGCCGAACGTGCTCGACCGGCTGTTCGACGGAGCCGCGGTGATCACCGCCGCGGACCGGCCCGAGGTGGTGCTCGGCGTGCTGATGGCGCATGCCTCGCGCACCTTCCCGCAGATCTCGGCGATCGTGCTCAACGGCGGGTTCACCCTGCCCGCCCAGGTCCAGCGGCTGATCGAGGGCCTCGGCGTGACGCTGCCGATCCTGGAGACGGACCTCGACACCCAAGCGGCGTCGGCGGCGCTCACCGCCGTCCGGGGCCGGCTCACGAAGGACTCGCCGCGCAAGCTCGACACCGCGCTCGCGTTGTTCGAGCAGCACGTCGACAGCCAGGCGTTGCTGGACCAGCTCGCGGTGGCCCGCAGCAGCGCGGTGACGCCGTTGATGTTCGAGCACCAGCTGATCGACGCGGCAGTTGCCGACCGCAAGCACATTGTGCTGCCGGAGGGCGAGGAGGAACGCATCCTCCGGGCGGCCGACGTCCTGCTGCGGCGTGGGGTGGCCGAGCTGACCCTGCTCGGGGACCCGGTCGCGATCAGCGCGAAGGCGGCCGGCCTCGGCCTCGACCTGTCCGCGGCGAAGGTCGTCGATCCCGAGAACGACCCGCTGGCGGAGCAGTTCGCGCTGGAGCTGCACCGGCTGCGGCAGCATCGCGGCGTCGACCTGGACCGGGCCCGCGAGCTGGTCAAGGACGTGTCGTACTTCGGCACGATGATGGTCCAGCTCGGGCTCGCCGACGGCATGGTGTCGGGCTCGGTGCACACGACCGCGCACACGATCCGGCCGGCCCTGGAGATCGTCAAGACGGTCCCGGGGGTGTCGGTGGTGTCCTCGGTGTTCTTCATGTGCCTGCAGCACCAGGTCCTGGTGTACGGCGACTGCGCGGTCAATCCCGATCCGACCGCCGAGCAGCTGGCCGACATCGGCATCTCCTCGGCCGCGACAGCTGTTGCCTTCGGCATCGAGCCGCGGGTCGCGATGCTGTCGTACTCGACCGGGACGTCGGGCACCGGCACCGACGTGGAGAAGGTGTCGGCGGCGACCGCGATCATCCGGGACCGGGCGCCCGACCTGCTGGTCGAGGGCCCGATCCAGTACGACGCGGCGATCGACGCCGCGGTCGCGCGGACGAAGCTGCCGGGATCGCCGGTCGCGGGCCGGGCGACGGTGTTCGTCTTTCCCGACCTCAACACCGGCAACAACACGTACAAGGCGGTGCAGCGGTCCGCGAACGCGGTGGCGGTGGGACCGGTCCTGCAGGGGCTGCGCAAACCGGTGAACGACCTGTCCCGGGGTGCGACCGTGCGGGACATCGTCAACACCGTCGCGATCACCGCCCTGCAGGCCCAGCAGGCCAAGCCGGCCGTCGAATCGAGCGGACCGGCCACGGTGCCGGTGGAAGGCGGCAGCCGGTGA
- a CDS encoding ABC transporter ATP-binding protein has translation MKVSAQNIGVTLSGHPVLSDVDLEVRPGEVVGLLGPNGSGKSTLLRTIYRAIRPDAGAVHLGDLDVWSATTREVARRCAVLTQDNPSEVELNVLDVVLLGRIPHRSLTRRSDREDLPRARDCLAEVGALHLEDRLLPTLSGGERQRVMLARALAQEPQVLLLDEPTNHLDIAHQLDLLSLVRRLGVTAIVALHDLTLAAAYCDRLALLDRGRLVTVGPPGEVLTPERVQAVYGVACDVLVHPRTGRLLLALTQVDSPELPSPGLESSAKEPIA, from the coding sequence ATGAAGGTCAGTGCGCAGAACATCGGCGTCACGCTGTCCGGTCATCCCGTTCTCAGCGACGTCGACCTGGAAGTGCGACCCGGCGAAGTGGTCGGCCTGCTCGGGCCCAACGGCTCGGGCAAGTCGACGCTGCTTCGCACGATCTACCGAGCCATCCGTCCGGACGCCGGCGCGGTGCACCTGGGCGACCTCGACGTGTGGAGCGCGACGACCCGCGAGGTGGCTCGGCGATGCGCCGTCCTGACTCAGGACAACCCGTCCGAGGTGGAGCTGAACGTGCTCGACGTCGTGCTGCTCGGCCGCATCCCGCACCGGTCCCTGACCAGGCGCAGCGACCGGGAGGACCTCCCCCGGGCCCGCGACTGTCTGGCCGAGGTCGGCGCGCTCCACCTCGAGGATCGGCTGCTGCCGACACTGTCCGGCGGTGAGCGGCAGCGCGTCATGCTTGCCCGCGCCTTGGCCCAGGAGCCGCAGGTGCTGCTGCTGGACGAGCCCACCAACCACCTCGACATCGCCCATCAGCTAGACCTGCTCAGCCTCGTCCGGCGCCTCGGCGTCACGGCGATCGTCGCCCTGCACGACCTCACCCTCGCAGCGGCGTACTGCGACCGCCTGGCGCTGCTGGACCGGGGACGCCTCGTCACCGTTGGACCGCCCGGTGAAGTCCTCACACCGGAACGCGTCCAGGCCGTTTACGGCGTCGCCTGCGACGTCCTGGTGCATCCCCGGACCGGGCGGTTGCTGCTGGCACTGACCCAGGTCGACTCCCCCGAGCTCCCCTCTCCCGGCCTCGAATCCTCTGCAAAGGAACCGATCGCATGA
- a CDS encoding acetate/propionate family kinase, with protein MSDHVLVINAGSSSLKYSLMDAGSGAAAADGVIERIGEPQGHRRHRGPDGETESSDPIASHEDALRAALKAFETHGPSLDDVELAAVGHRVVHGGARFGAPSLVDDALIAEVSELVPLAPLHNPANLEGIEVARRLFPDLPQVAVFDTAFHQTLPPHAYTYAVPSDWLEQHGIRRYGFHGTSHSFVAEEAARRLGRDLTELNLIVLHLGNGCSASAVHGGRSVETSMGMTPLEGLVMGTRSGDLDPAIHGHLARELGWSIDEIDRVLNSASGLKGLAGENDFRELSRLRAAGDPRAELAFDVYCHRIKKYVGAYYAVLGTVDAIVFTAGVGQHSAEVRAAALQGLERLGIRLDPGRNAEPPGTGTVSADGSEVTVLVVATNEEWQIARQALAVVRR; from the coding sequence GTGAGCGACCACGTGCTGGTGATCAACGCGGGCTCGTCCTCGCTCAAGTACAGCCTGATGGACGCCGGGTCCGGTGCGGCGGCCGCGGACGGCGTGATCGAGCGCATCGGCGAGCCGCAGGGGCATCGAAGGCACCGCGGTCCGGACGGCGAGACGGAGAGCTCGGACCCGATCGCCTCCCACGAGGACGCGTTGCGCGCGGCGCTCAAGGCCTTCGAGACGCACGGCCCGTCGCTCGACGACGTGGAGTTGGCGGCCGTCGGTCACCGGGTCGTGCACGGCGGCGCACGCTTCGGCGCCCCGAGCCTGGTCGACGACGCGCTGATCGCCGAGGTCAGCGAGCTGGTGCCGTTGGCGCCGCTGCACAACCCGGCCAACCTGGAGGGCATCGAGGTCGCCCGCCGGCTGTTCCCGGACCTGCCGCAGGTGGCCGTGTTCGACACCGCGTTCCACCAGACGCTGCCGCCGCACGCGTACACGTACGCCGTCCCGTCCGACTGGCTCGAGCAGCACGGCATCCGCCGGTACGGATTTCACGGCACGTCCCACTCGTTCGTCGCGGAGGAGGCCGCGCGGCGGCTCGGCCGGGACCTGACCGAGCTCAACCTGATCGTGCTGCACCTCGGCAACGGGTGCTCCGCGTCGGCGGTCCACGGTGGCCGGTCGGTGGAGACGTCGATGGGCATGACGCCGCTCGAAGGCCTGGTGATGGGCACCCGGTCCGGCGACCTCGACCCGGCGATCCACGGCCATCTGGCCCGGGAGCTGGGCTGGTCGATCGACGAGATCGACCGCGTGCTGAACTCCGCGTCGGGGCTGAAGGGCCTGGCCGGCGAGAACGACTTCCGCGAGCTCTCCCGGCTGCGCGCGGCGGGCGACCCGCGGGCCGAGCTCGCCTTCGACGTGTACTGCCACCGGATCAAGAAGTACGTCGGCGCGTACTACGCCGTGCTCGGCACGGTCGACGCGATCGTCTTCACCGCAGGCGTCGGCCAGCACTCCGCCGAGGTCCGGGCCGCCGCGCTGCAGGGCCTCGAACGCCTCGGCATCCGGCTCGATCCCGGCCGCAACGCCGAGCCGCCCGGCACCGGCACGGTGTCGGCCGACGGCAGCGAGGTGACCGTGCTGGTCGTTGCCACGAACGAGGAGTGGCAGATCGCCCGGCAGGCGCTCGCCGTCGTCCGGCGCTGA
- a CDS encoding SpoIIE family protein phosphatase, whose product MEFTAGGVFAADSEVGRDLARVDWAATPLGAPDGWPQSLQTAVSILLSSRFSMWMAWGPELTFFCNAAYRRDTLGRKYPWALGRPASEVWAEIWDDIGPRIETVLTTGRATWDEALLLFLERSGYPEETYHTFSYSPLRDDDGAVVGMLCVVTEDTDRVIGERRMATLRDLGSDPSVVRTEREMLGFVGQQLAGNPRDLPFSLTYLFDDEGVARLAGRTGIAAGHAAAAETVPIGPDPMGPGGRWPAATAAEGASALVALDDAVFGRLPTGDWPEPPTQALVVPLLQQGTSPSGFLVVALNRYRPLDESYRGFLDLVAGHVAAGVASARSYQAQQRRAEELAELDRAKTAFFSNISHEFRTPLTLIVGPLEELRARPDGVDARAREELELIHRSALRLGKLVNSLLDFSRLEAGRMQAQYEPVDLAAVVAELASVFRSAVEKAGLTFEVDCPPLPEPVYIDRGLWEKVVLNLLSNALKFTFDGSVRVAVRADEGHAVVAVADTGIGVPEQEMPRLFERFHRIENARSRSNEGSGIGLALVKELVGLHGGTISAASVEKQGTTFTLRIPYGTSHLPAAAVKPASGSGSVSTTADPFVHEALRWLPSSEGVQDDAGSAREEDASALDTQLSPGTGRDLPARVLIADDNADMREYLARLLRGAGHRVSAVTDGYAALDRARAETPDLIISDVMMPGLDGLRLVADLRADGRTAGIPVLLLSARAGQEASIEGLEAGADDYLVKPFSAAELLARVQTNVKLVRLRNQHARWRTALVDSLQEAFFVCDHDGAVIEINSAFTEVLGFGPDQLPYVPVHPWWPDQQTDPEAHRQVADAFATVLEQPRGTYTIPVRHRDGHRLWVAAAFNEVTDPDTGRRVIVGTFRDVTAEHYAVQRESALAALSMRLTESESLTEALRTALKELQAVWHARRVLGVVFDSSGTPTVTSTEPDLSWTELSEERRQDLTLLRDKPPLTPTAGQMAGAGVCLDHPDGTMVLWIELEEQRPFTDEDQTLLALLAGHLGQGLHRVHQIDQQRQTALALQLAILGPAQLPSGFGVRYQPAAQPLKVGGDWYDTIELLDGRIGIVVGDCVGHGLEAATVMGQLRSACRALLLQDPRPAHTLAALDRFATTIPGALCTTVFCGVLDPATGRITYSSAGHPPGIVGQPDGTTRLLDQGRSLPLGVRLDVVRPEAEFTLPARAILMLYTDGLVERRREPLTAGIEQAAAAVQARRGDPIESIASSVMSTLAPHGDFDDDVALLLYRHPGPLELDVASGFGGLAATRAALRTWLDRCGLAPEVAQNVLVAAGEACANAIEHGNRFDSGGRIRLLAAATADDLHLTVVDNGRWKTPESTSDDDRRRGRGLVLMKALMDEVTITTDSTGTTVALQTRITG is encoded by the coding sequence GTGGAGTTCACGGCGGGTGGCGTGTTCGCTGCCGACAGCGAGGTCGGCCGGGATCTGGCCCGGGTGGACTGGGCGGCGACGCCGCTCGGGGCGCCGGACGGGTGGCCGCAGAGCCTGCAGACGGCGGTCAGCATCCTGCTGTCGTCCCGGTTCTCGATGTGGATGGCGTGGGGGCCGGAGCTGACGTTCTTCTGCAACGCGGCGTACCGGCGGGACACCCTGGGGCGCAAGTACCCGTGGGCGCTCGGCCGGCCGGCCAGTGAGGTGTGGGCCGAGATCTGGGACGACATCGGTCCGCGCATCGAGACCGTGCTGACGACGGGCCGGGCGACCTGGGACGAGGCGCTGCTGCTGTTCCTGGAGCGGTCCGGGTACCCGGAGGAGACCTACCACACGTTCTCCTACAGCCCGCTGCGCGACGACGACGGCGCGGTCGTCGGCATGTTGTGCGTGGTCACCGAGGACACCGACCGGGTGATCGGCGAGCGGCGGATGGCCACCCTGCGCGACCTCGGGTCGGACCCCAGCGTCGTCCGCACCGAGCGGGAGATGCTCGGCTTCGTGGGCCAGCAGCTGGCCGGCAATCCGCGTGACCTGCCCTTCTCGCTGACTTACCTGTTCGACGACGAGGGCGTCGCCCGGCTGGCGGGCCGGACCGGTATCGCCGCGGGCCATGCCGCCGCCGCGGAGACCGTGCCGATCGGCCCGGACCCGATGGGCCCGGGCGGCCGCTGGCCCGCGGCGACCGCGGCCGAAGGAGCATCGGCCCTGGTGGCGCTCGACGACGCTGTCTTCGGCCGCCTGCCGACCGGCGACTGGCCTGAGCCGCCGACCCAGGCGCTGGTGGTGCCGTTGCTGCAGCAGGGCACGTCGCCGTCCGGGTTCCTGGTGGTGGCCCTGAACCGGTACCGGCCCCTGGACGAGAGTTACCGTGGCTTTCTCGACCTGGTGGCCGGACATGTCGCGGCGGGAGTCGCGAGCGCTCGCAGTTACCAGGCCCAGCAGCGGCGAGCCGAGGAACTGGCCGAGCTCGATCGCGCGAAGACCGCCTTCTTCTCCAACATCAGCCACGAGTTCCGGACCCCGCTGACCCTGATCGTCGGCCCGCTGGAGGAGTTGCGAGCCCGCCCGGACGGCGTCGACGCGCGGGCTCGGGAGGAGCTGGAACTCATCCACCGCAGTGCGTTGCGGCTGGGCAAGCTGGTCAACAGCCTGCTGGACTTCTCGCGCCTGGAAGCCGGCCGGATGCAGGCCCAGTACGAGCCGGTGGATCTCGCTGCCGTGGTGGCTGAGCTGGCGAGCGTGTTCCGCTCTGCCGTCGAGAAGGCGGGCCTGACCTTCGAGGTGGACTGCCCGCCGCTGCCGGAGCCGGTGTACATCGACCGGGGGCTGTGGGAGAAGGTCGTGCTCAACCTGCTCAGCAACGCCCTGAAGTTCACCTTCGACGGTTCCGTCCGGGTGGCGGTGCGAGCCGACGAAGGCCACGCGGTCGTCGCCGTCGCCGACACCGGGATCGGCGTGCCCGAGCAGGAGATGCCGCGGCTGTTCGAGCGGTTCCACCGGATCGAGAACGCGCGGTCCCGCTCCAACGAAGGAAGCGGTATCGGGCTGGCGCTGGTGAAGGAACTGGTCGGGCTGCACGGCGGCACGATCTCCGCCGCCTCCGTCGAGAAGCAGGGCACGACGTTCACCCTCCGGATCCCGTACGGGACGAGCCACCTGCCGGCCGCGGCAGTGAAGCCGGCCAGCGGCTCCGGCAGCGTTTCGACGACCGCCGACCCCTTCGTGCACGAGGCGCTGCGGTGGCTGCCGTCGTCCGAGGGCGTTCAGGACGACGCCGGCTCGGCGCGGGAGGAGGACGCCTCGGCGCTGGACACCCAGCTGTCGCCAGGGACCGGCCGGGATCTGCCGGCCCGGGTGCTGATCGCCGACGACAACGCCGACATGCGCGAGTACCTCGCCCGCCTCCTGCGCGGCGCCGGTCACCGGGTCAGTGCCGTCACGGACGGGTACGCCGCCCTCGACCGGGCCCGCGCGGAGACGCCCGACCTGATCATCAGCGACGTGATGATGCCCGGCCTGGACGGATTGCGGCTGGTGGCCGATCTGCGCGCCGACGGCCGGACGGCCGGCATCCCGGTGCTGCTGCTGTCCGCGCGTGCGGGGCAGGAGGCATCCATCGAGGGACTGGAAGCCGGGGCCGACGACTACCTGGTGAAGCCGTTCTCCGCGGCGGAGCTGCTCGCCCGCGTGCAGACGAACGTGAAGCTGGTCCGGCTGCGCAACCAGCACGCCCGCTGGCGTACCGCGTTGGTCGACTCCCTGCAGGAGGCGTTTTTCGTCTGCGACCACGACGGCGCGGTGATCGAGATCAACAGCGCCTTCACCGAGGTGCTCGGCTTCGGTCCCGACCAGCTGCCCTACGTCCCGGTGCACCCGTGGTGGCCCGACCAGCAGACCGATCCCGAGGCGCACCGTCAGGTGGCCGACGCGTTCGCGACAGTGCTCGAACAGCCGCGCGGGACCTACACGATTCCGGTGCGCCACCGCGACGGGCACCGGCTGTGGGTGGCGGCGGCGTTCAACGAGGTCACGGACCCCGACACGGGCCGCCGGGTGATCGTCGGCACGTTCCGTGACGTCACCGCCGAGCACTATGCCGTCCAGCGGGAGAGCGCCTTGGCCGCGTTGAGCATGCGGCTGACGGAGTCCGAGAGCCTCACGGAGGCGCTGCGCACGGCCCTGAAGGAACTGCAGGCCGTGTGGCATGCGCGCCGCGTACTGGGTGTTGTGTTCGACAGCTCCGGCACGCCCACGGTGACCTCGACCGAGCCGGACCTGAGCTGGACCGAGCTGTCCGAGGAACGGCGCCAGGACCTGACCCTGCTGCGGGACAAGCCGCCGCTGACGCCCACTGCGGGCCAGATGGCCGGTGCAGGCGTGTGTCTGGATCACCCTGACGGGACGATGGTGCTTTGGATCGAGCTGGAGGAGCAACGCCCCTTCACCGACGAGGACCAGACCTTGCTGGCGCTGCTCGCTGGTCACCTGGGTCAAGGGCTGCACCGCGTCCACCAGATCGACCAGCAGCGCCAGACGGCGCTCGCGCTGCAGCTGGCCATCCTGGGCCCGGCCCAGTTGCCGAGCGGATTCGGGGTCCGGTACCAGCCGGCCGCCCAGCCGCTCAAGGTCGGCGGCGACTGGTACGACACGATCGAGTTGCTCGACGGCCGGATCGGCATCGTCGTCGGTGACTGCGTCGGGCACGGCCTGGAGGCAGCCACCGTGATGGGGCAACTGCGCAGCGCCTGCCGAGCTCTGCTGCTGCAGGACCCGCGACCGGCGCACACCTTGGCGGCCCTGGACCGCTTTGCCACGACGATCCCCGGCGCGCTGTGCACCACCGTCTTCTGTGGGGTTCTCGACCCCGCGACCGGCCGCATCACGTACTCCAGCGCCGGGCACCCGCCGGGCATCGTCGGCCAGCCCGACGGCACCACCCGCCTGCTGGACCAGGGCCGGTCGTTGCCGCTCGGCGTGCGGCTGGACGTCGTCCGGCCGGAGGCGGAGTTCACCCTCCCCGCCCGGGCCATCCTCATGCTCTACACCGACGGGCTGGTGGAGCGCCGGCGAGAACCGCTCACGGCCGGCATCGAGCAAGCCGCGGCAGCGGTGCAAGCCCGCCGGGGTGATCCGATCGAATCCATCGCGAGCAGCGTCATGTCCACGCTGGCTCCGCACGGCGACTTCGACGACGACGTGGCCCTCCTGCTCTACCGGCACCCCGGACCGCTCGAGCTGGACGTGGCCTCCGGCTTCGGGGGGCTCGCCGCCACCCGCGCGGCGCTACGGACCTGGCTCGACCGGTGCGGCCTGGCGCCCGAAGTCGCCCAGAATGTGCTCGTCGCGGCCGGCGAGGCCTGTGCCAACGCCATCGAGCACGGCAACCGCTTCGACTCCGGCGGCCGGATCCGGCTGCTGGCCGCCGCGACGGCGGACGACCTTCACCTGACGGTGGTCGACAACGGTCGCTGGAAGACCCCAGAATCTACTTCCGACGACGACCGTCGACGCGGACGTGGTCTGGTCCTGATGAAGGCGTTGATGGACGAGGTGACCATCACCACCGACAGCACGGGCACCACCGTGGCACTGCAGACAAGGATCACCGGATGA
- a CDS encoding FecCD family ABC transporter permease: MSATAPPRRPALARREAPPRSSAGRQRLIVAALLGVLVVVVVVSSGIGPVRVPVGTTARILWAHLVPGEHIATWSLTEDQIVWQFRLPRTLLAALVGAALAVAGTILQAAIRNPLADPFVLGASSGASLGAVAALAAGAVVPGVIVSGAAFCGAAVAALLVFVLAQRGGRVESLRLVLAGVALSYLFSAATSWITVTADHGKLPGLVFFLLGSVSTATWQTLAIPAIIVLGCVVHARQRVGPLNAVMTGDETATSLGVDVSRFRVEMLLATSLLTGAVVAVSGGIGFVGMVVPHVCRLLVGADHRRLVPVATLGGAIFLVLVDIVARIAAAPQELPIGIVTAAVGAPFFLWMLRRRPVGGVR, translated from the coding sequence ATGTCAGCCACCGCTCCTCCCCGGCGGCCCGCGCTCGCGCGGCGCGAAGCCCCACCGAGATCCTCGGCCGGCCGGCAGCGGCTGATCGTCGCAGCGCTGCTGGGGGTGCTCGTCGTCGTCGTGGTGGTGAGCTCGGGCATCGGGCCGGTCCGCGTCCCGGTCGGTACGACGGCCAGGATCCTGTGGGCTCATCTCGTTCCCGGTGAGCACATCGCCACCTGGTCCCTCACCGAGGACCAGATCGTCTGGCAGTTCCGGCTGCCGCGCACGCTGCTGGCGGCTCTGGTCGGCGCCGCGCTGGCGGTGGCCGGCACGATTCTGCAGGCCGCGATCAGGAACCCGCTGGCCGACCCGTTCGTGCTCGGCGCCTCGTCCGGAGCGTCGCTCGGCGCGGTCGCCGCACTGGCCGCCGGGGCCGTCGTGCCGGGGGTGATCGTCTCCGGCGCGGCGTTCTGCGGCGCTGCCGTCGCGGCGTTGCTCGTCTTCGTGCTCGCGCAGCGGGGCGGCCGGGTCGAGTCGCTGCGCCTGGTCCTGGCCGGGGTCGCGCTCTCCTACCTGTTCAGTGCCGCGACCAGCTGGATCACCGTCACCGCCGATCACGGCAAGCTGCCCGGCCTGGTGTTCTTCCTGCTCGGCAGCGTCTCGACGGCGACGTGGCAGACGCTCGCGATCCCGGCCATCATCGTGCTCGGCTGCGTGGTCCACGCCCGGCAACGGGTCGGACCGCTCAACGCGGTGATGACCGGCGACGAAACCGCGACTTCCTTGGGCGTCGACGTCTCCCGGTTCCGGGTCGAGATGCTGCTCGCCACCTCGTTGCTCACCGGGGCGGTGGTCGCGGTCAGTGGCGGCATCGGCTTCGTCGGCATGGTCGTGCCGCACGTCTGCCGGCTGCTGGTCGGTGCCGACCACCGGCGATTGGTGCCGGTGGCAACTCTGGGCGGGGCGATCTTCCTGGTGCTCGTCGACATCGTCGCGCGCATCGCTGCCGCCCCCCAGGAGCTGCCGATCGGGATCGTCACCGCTGCCGTCGGCGCTCCGTTCTTTCTCTGGATGCTGCGCCGGCGTCCGGTCGGAGGCGTCCGATGA
- a CDS encoding STAS domain-containing protein gives MTTPLSLTTGRTADGRQTLTVAGEIDVSNAAAFATALSEASAETPPLVVDLTAVEYLDSAGLAALFDHADHIELVAPALLEPVLTISGLASLVTIRH, from the coding sequence ATGACCACGCCCCTCAGCCTCACGACGGGCCGCACCGCCGACGGCCGGCAGACGCTGACCGTGGCCGGAGAGATCGACGTGAGCAATGCGGCAGCCTTCGCGACCGCGCTGTCCGAGGCGAGTGCGGAGACGCCGCCGCTGGTCGTGGACCTCACTGCCGTGGAGTACCTCGACAGCGCCGGCCTGGCCGCCCTGTTCGATCACGCCGACCACATCGAGCTGGTCGCGCCCGCGCTCCTGGAGCCGGTCCTGACCATCTCCGGTCTCGCCAGCCTGGTCACGATTCGCCACTAG